One part of the Xylanimonas allomyrinae genome encodes these proteins:
- a CDS encoding F0F1 ATP synthase subunit epsilon, with amino-acid sequence MAELSVDLVATDRKVWSGIAHQVSAPSVDGQIGILSGHTPILAVLRPGTVRVIPDDGVAFEVHVTGGFVSVDDNLVTVVADEITPVTGSEA; translated from the coding sequence GTGGCAGAGCTGAGCGTCGACCTCGTCGCCACCGACCGCAAGGTCTGGTCCGGGATCGCTCACCAGGTGAGCGCCCCGTCCGTGGACGGACAGATCGGCATCCTGTCCGGGCACACGCCGATCCTCGCCGTGCTGCGCCCCGGCACCGTCCGGGTCATCCCCGACGACGGCGTCGCGTTCGAGGTTCACGTCACGGGCGGCTTCGTCTCGGTCGACGACAATCTCGTGACGGTCGTGGCCGACGAGATCACCCCGGTCACCGGGTCCGAGGCCTGA
- the nrdI gene encoding class Ib ribonucleoside-diphosphate reductase assembly flavoprotein NrdI: protein MGSLVYFSSVSENTHRFVQKLRLDELGISVHRIPLRPADGFLTVDEPYVLMAPTYGGGNEGGAVPRQVRRFLGDEHNRSLVRGVIAAGNTNFGAAYCIAGDIIASKCHVPYLYAFELLGTTEDAQRVRDGLGRFWPRQSLISA, encoded by the coding sequence ATGGGCTCGCTCGTCTACTTCTCCAGCGTGTCCGAGAACACCCACAGGTTCGTCCAGAAGCTACGTCTGGACGAGCTCGGCATCTCGGTCCACCGCATCCCGCTCCGCCCGGCGGACGGCTTCCTGACCGTCGACGAGCCCTACGTCCTCATGGCCCCCACCTACGGCGGGGGGAACGAGGGCGGGGCCGTGCCCCGGCAGGTGCGCCGGTTCCTGGGCGACGAGCACAACAGATCGCTCGTCCGTGGCGTGATCGCCGCGGGAAACACCAACTTCGGCGCTGCCTACTGCATCGCCGGTGACATCATCGCCTCGAAGTGCCACGTGCCGTACCTGTACGCCTTCGAGCTCCTGGGGACAACTGAGGACGCGCAGCGCGTCCGTGACGGATTGGGACGATTTTGGCCACGACAGTCACTGATCTCAGCGTGA
- the atpD gene encoding F0F1 ATP synthase subunit beta, producing the protein MTATTVDTPVGNSGAAATGRVARVIGPVVDIEFPEDAIPDIYNALTVDIDLSSQGEGEKSFTLTLEVAQHLGDSLVRAIALKPTDGLVRGAVVTNTGSPISVPVGDITKGHVFDVTGNVLNLKEGEQFEVTERWPIHRRAPEFKDLESKTSMFETGIKVIDLLTPYVQGGKIGLFGGAGVGKTVLIQEMIQRVAQDHGGVSVFAGVGERTREGNDLIHEMEEAGVFDKTALVFGQMDEPPGTRLRIALTGLTMAEYFRDVQKQDVLLFIDNIFRFTQAGSEVSTLLGRMPSAVGYQPNLADEMGILQERITSTRGHSITSLQAIYVPADDYTDPAPATTFAHLDATTELSREIASKGLYPAVDPLTSTSRILDPRYVGAEHYAVATQVKSILQRNKELQDIIAILGVDELSEEDKTVVARARRIQQFLSQNTYMAEKFTGVAGSTVPLTETIEAFKKIAEGEYDHVAEQAFYNIGGLEDLERNWARIQKEYGA; encoded by the coding sequence ATGACCGCCACCACCGTGGACACCCCGGTCGGGAACTCGGGAGCGGCCGCGACCGGCCGTGTCGCCCGAGTGATCGGCCCCGTCGTCGACATCGAGTTCCCCGAGGACGCGATCCCCGACATCTACAACGCGCTGACCGTCGACATCGACCTGAGCTCGCAGGGTGAGGGCGAGAAGAGCTTCACCCTCACGCTCGAGGTCGCCCAGCACCTGGGCGACTCGCTCGTGCGCGCGATCGCGCTCAAGCCGACCGACGGCCTCGTGCGCGGCGCCGTCGTCACCAACACCGGATCGCCGATCTCGGTGCCGGTCGGCGACATCACCAAGGGTCATGTCTTCGACGTCACGGGCAACGTGCTCAACCTCAAGGAGGGCGAGCAGTTCGAGGTCACCGAGCGCTGGCCCATCCACCGCCGGGCGCCCGAGTTCAAGGACCTGGAGTCCAAGACCTCGATGTTCGAGACGGGCATCAAGGTCATCGACCTGCTCACCCCGTACGTTCAGGGCGGCAAGATCGGCCTGTTCGGCGGTGCCGGCGTCGGCAAGACGGTGCTCATCCAGGAGATGATCCAGCGCGTCGCGCAGGACCACGGCGGTGTGTCGGTCTTCGCCGGCGTGGGCGAGCGCACGCGTGAGGGCAACGACCTCATCCACGAGATGGAGGAGGCCGGCGTCTTCGACAAGACGGCCCTGGTGTTCGGCCAGATGGACGAGCCGCCGGGCACCCGTCTGCGCATCGCCCTGACGGGCCTGACGATGGCGGAGTACTTCCGCGACGTGCAGAAGCAGGACGTGCTGCTGTTCATCGACAACATCTTCCGCTTCACGCAGGCGGGCTCCGAGGTCTCCACGCTGCTGGGCCGCATGCCGTCCGCGGTGGGCTACCAGCCCAACCTCGCCGACGAGATGGGCATCCTCCAGGAGCGCATCACCTCGACGCGCGGTCACTCGATCACCTCGCTCCAGGCGATCTACGTGCCGGCCGACGACTACACCGACCCGGCTCCGGCCACGACGTTCGCGCACCTGGACGCCACGACCGAGCTCAGCCGCGAGATCGCGTCGAAGGGTCTGTACCCGGCCGTGGACCCGCTCACCTCGACGTCGCGCATCCTCGACCCGCGCTACGTGGGCGCCGAGCACTACGCGGTCGCGACGCAGGTCAAGTCGATCCTGCAGCGCAACAAGGAGCTTCAGGACATCATCGCGATCCTCGGTGTGGACGAGCTCTCGGAGGAGGACAAGACGGTCGTGGCGCGCGCGCGCCGCATCCAGCAGTTCCTCTCGCAGAACACGTACATGGCCGAGAAGTTCACGGGCGTTGCGGGATCCACGGTGCCGTTGACGGAGACCATCGAGGCGTTCAAGAAGATCGCCGAGGGCGAGTACGACCACGTCGCCGAGCAGGCCTTCTACAACATCGGTGGTCTTGAGGACCTCGAGCGCAACTGGGCCCGCATCCAGAAGGAGTACGGCGCCTGA
- the nucS gene encoding endonuclease NucS → MRLVVATCSARYSGRLTAHLPLATRLLVVKADGSVLLHSDGGSYKPLNWMSPPCTLKASEPDDDAAARGVTQVWTVQHAKSDDRLEIELHEVTHDSSHELGVDPGLVKDGVEAHLQELLAAQIALLGDGHSLVRREYMTAIGPVDILARAPGGGHVAVEIKRRGDIDGVEQLTRYLDLLNRDPLLAPVRGVFAAQEIKPQARVLATDRGIGCLVLDYAAMRGLDDAEARLF, encoded by the coding sequence GTGCGCCTTGTCGTCGCCACCTGCTCGGCCCGCTACTCGGGCAGGCTGACGGCCCACCTGCCGCTCGCGACACGGCTGCTCGTGGTCAAGGCCGACGGCAGCGTGCTGCTGCACTCCGACGGCGGTTCGTACAAGCCGCTCAACTGGATGAGCCCGCCCTGCACGCTCAAGGCGTCCGAACCTGACGACGACGCGGCGGCCCGCGGGGTGACGCAGGTGTGGACGGTGCAGCACGCGAAGTCGGACGACCGGCTGGAGATCGAGCTGCACGAGGTGACCCACGACTCGAGCCACGAGCTCGGGGTGGACCCGGGACTGGTGAAGGACGGGGTCGAGGCACACCTCCAGGAGCTGCTCGCGGCGCAGATCGCGCTGCTGGGCGACGGTCACTCGCTGGTGCGCCGCGAGTACATGACGGCCATCGGCCCGGTCGACATCCTGGCGCGGGCTCCCGGGGGCGGGCACGTCGCGGTCGAGATCAAGCGCCGTGGCGACATCGACGGCGTCGAGCAGCTCACCCGCTACCTCGACCTGCTCAACCGCGACCCCTTGCTGGCCCCGGTGCGTGGCGTGTTCGCCGCCCAGGAGATCAAGCCGCAGGCGCGCGTGCTGGCCACCGACCGCGGGATCGGCTGCCTGGTCCTCGACTACGCGGCGATGCGCGGCCTGGACGACGCCGAGGCTCGCCTGTTCTGA
- a CDS encoding GH1 family beta-glucosidase yields MTDGDGRGFPPGFLWGAATAAYQIEGGAGEGGRTPSIWDTFSHTPGRVHGGDTGDVADDHYHRWAQDVEHIARLRLGAYRLSISWSRVQPGGRGPLNPEGVAFYVRLLDALRERGVRPFVTLYHWDLPQELEDEGGWAVRATAEAFARYARLMARELGDRVEVWTTLNEPWCSAYLGYGSGVHAPGRTEPAAALAAVHHLNLAHGLAAAAIREVLPGARVSVTLNLHVIRPADATSDADGAAVRRIDALANRAFLGPLLDGAYPADLLADTAAVTDWGFVRDGDTALVHQPLALLGVNYYSTVTVRGVEPGSADAGADGHGASAHSPWIAVDDVEFVPHDGPSTAMGWNIEPGGLTDLLLGLSVRYPGLPLAVTENGAAFDDEESVDDAGRRRVRDARRVQYVHDHVVATGAAIDAGADVRGYFAWSLLDNFEWGYGFSRRFGIIRVDYATGERVWKDSAHWYRRLATSGVVPPVTAVDPG; encoded by the coding sequence GTGACGGACGGCGACGGACGCGGGTTCCCGCCCGGGTTTCTCTGGGGCGCGGCGACTGCCGCGTACCAGATCGAGGGCGGTGCCGGCGAGGGCGGGCGCACGCCGTCGATCTGGGACACCTTCTCGCACACCCCGGGGCGCGTCCACGGCGGGGACACGGGCGACGTCGCCGACGACCACTACCACCGCTGGGCGCAGGACGTGGAGCACATTGCGCGCCTCAGGCTCGGTGCCTACCGGCTCTCGATCTCGTGGTCGCGCGTGCAACCGGGCGGGCGCGGGCCGCTCAACCCGGAGGGCGTGGCGTTCTACGTGAGGCTGCTCGACGCACTGCGGGAACGCGGTGTCCGGCCGTTCGTGACGCTCTACCACTGGGACCTCCCGCAGGAGCTGGAGGACGAGGGCGGCTGGGCGGTGCGCGCCACGGCGGAGGCGTTCGCGCGGTACGCGCGCCTGATGGCGCGCGAGCTCGGTGATCGCGTGGAGGTATGGACGACGCTCAACGAACCCTGGTGCTCGGCGTACCTCGGCTACGGCTCGGGCGTGCACGCACCCGGCCGGACGGAGCCCGCGGCCGCGCTCGCCGCGGTGCATCACCTGAACCTCGCCCACGGCCTGGCGGCCGCCGCCATCCGCGAGGTGCTGCCGGGAGCCCGGGTCTCCGTCACGCTCAACCTCCACGTGATCAGGCCGGCCGATGCCACCTCCGACGCCGACGGCGCCGCGGTGCGTCGCATCGACGCGCTCGCCAACCGCGCCTTCCTGGGCCCGCTGCTCGACGGCGCCTACCCCGCCGACCTGCTCGCCGACACCGCCGCGGTGACCGACTGGGGCTTCGTCCGGGACGGCGACACGGCGCTGGTCCACCAGCCGCTGGCGCTGCTGGGCGTCAACTACTACTCGACGGTGACCGTGCGCGGCGTGGAGCCGGGCAGCGCCGACGCGGGGGCCGACGGCCACGGCGCCTCGGCGCACTCGCCGTGGATCGCCGTCGACGACGTCGAGTTCGTGCCGCACGACGGCCCCTCCACGGCGATGGGGTGGAACATCGAGCCGGGCGGGCTGACCGACCTTCTGCTCGGTCTCTCGGTGCGCTACCCGGGCCTGCCGCTCGCGGTCACGGAGAACGGCGCTGCGTTCGACGACGAGGAGTCGGTCGACGACGCGGGTCGCCGCCGGGTGCGCGACGCGCGTCGCGTGCAGTACGTGCACGACCATGTCGTGGCGACGGGCGCGGCGATCGACGCTGGTGCGGACGTGCGCGGGTACTTCGCGTGGTCGCTGCTCGACAACTTCGAGTGGGGCTACGGGTTCTCGCGCCGGTTCGGGATCATCCGTGTGGACTACGCCACGGGGGAGCGGGTCTGGAAGGACTCGGCCCACTGGTACCGGCGGCTCGCGACGTCTGGGGTCGTGCCTCCCGTCACGGCGGTCGATCCGGGCTGA
- the nrdH gene encoding glutaredoxin-like protein NrdH, translating into MSITVYSKPACVQCDATYRALDKKGIDYTVVDITQDAEALEMVRGLGYLQAPVVVAGDNHWSGFRPDQIGALAMARQAATA; encoded by the coding sequence ATGAGCATCACCGTCTACAGCAAGCCGGCCTGCGTGCAGTGCGACGCGACCTACCGTGCCCTCGACAAGAAGGGCATCGACTACACGGTCGTGGACATCACGCAGGACGCCGAGGCGCTGGAGATGGTCCGTGGCCTTGGCTACCTGCAGGCACCCGTGGTGGTGGCCGGTGACAACCACTGGTCGGGATTCCGCCCGGACCAGATCGGCGCTCTCGCCATGGCCCGCCAGGCTGCGACCGCCTGA
- a CDS encoding N-acetylglucosamine-6-phosphate deacetylase, whose protein sequence is MTLSDAPAPIALRGRLVLPDAVVDHGVLVLDGDRVAYAGPAASAPVTPPPSEGATILPGLVDVHDHGGGGSSFPDATTAQDALVAVHEHRSHGTTTMLASLVTASRETLLARAELLGALAEAGEIAGIHAEGPFLSYERRGAQSPEHLVAGDPALVRDLVAASGGHLRSMTVAPEVPGVAGPGGAAEALIAAGAVPSLGHTSGTAEQAEALIAQVAPALRERGLEMTATHLFNGMPPLHHRAPGPVAACLAAAARGDIVPELVADGIHLVPATIRSVIEMLGADRVALVTDAMAAAGMPDGSYELGPMAVTVAGGVARLTDGGAIAGGTARLIDVVRTTVAAGVPLADAVRAASWVPARALGLTDVGGLVAGRRADVLVTDDELRPVRVIRAGRDVA, encoded by the coding sequence ATGACGTTGTCCGACGCCCCCGCTCCCATTGCTCTCCGCGGTCGCCTCGTGCTGCCCGACGCCGTCGTCGACCACGGCGTCCTCGTCCTGGATGGTGACCGGGTCGCGTACGCCGGTCCCGCCGCGAGCGCTCCCGTGACGCCACCGCCGTCGGAGGGGGCGACGATCCTGCCGGGCCTCGTGGACGTCCACGACCACGGTGGTGGCGGCTCGAGCTTCCCCGACGCGACCACCGCGCAGGATGCTCTCGTGGCGGTGCACGAGCACCGCTCGCACGGTACGACGACGATGCTCGCCTCGCTGGTCACCGCGAGCAGGGAGACGCTGCTGGCCCGCGCCGAGCTTCTCGGCGCGCTCGCCGAGGCGGGCGAGATCGCGGGCATCCACGCCGAGGGACCGTTCCTGTCCTACGAGCGCCGTGGTGCGCAGAGCCCCGAGCACCTGGTCGCGGGCGACCCGGCGCTGGTCCGTGACCTGGTGGCCGCATCGGGTGGGCACCTGCGCTCGATGACGGTGGCGCCCGAGGTCCCGGGTGTGGCCGGGCCGGGCGGCGCGGCCGAGGCGCTCATCGCCGCGGGCGCGGTCCCGTCGCTGGGCCACACCTCGGGGACGGCTGAGCAGGCCGAGGCGCTCATCGCCCAGGTCGCGCCGGCGCTGCGCGAGCGTGGACTCGAGATGACGGCCACGCACCTGTTCAACGGCATGCCGCCGCTGCACCACCGTGCGCCCGGCCCGGTCGCGGCGTGCCTCGCGGCGGCCGCCCGCGGCGACATCGTCCCCGAGCTGGTGGCCGACGGCATCCACCTGGTCCCTGCGACGATCCGCTCGGTCATCGAGATGCTCGGTGCCGACAGGGTCGCGCTCGTGACGGACGCCATGGCGGCGGCCGGCATGCCCGACGGCTCGTACGAGCTCGGCCCGATGGCCGTCACGGTCGCCGGCGGCGTCGCGCGGCTGACCGACGGCGGGGCGATCGCCGGCGGTACGGCGCGACTGATCGACGTCGTGCGGACGACGGTCGCCGCGGGCGTTCCGCTCGCCGACGCCGTGCGGGCCGCTTCGTGGGTTCCGGCGCGCGCGCTGGGCCTGACCGACGTCGGCGGCCTCGTCGCCGGGCGGCGTGCGGACGTGCTGGTGACAGACGACGAGCTGCGGCCGGTGCGCGTGATCCGTGCGGGGCGTGACGTCGCCTGA
- a CDS encoding DUF2550 domain-containing protein: MPAVVWGVLAVVVIVALVLALGASRLRSLSHRVGSFPCHARAAGNPRVAFTLGIAHYAVGRIDWYRCWSLSPRAARTWLRDRLEVTGRVPLDQADQAGQYLVRCRYDDIDFELSMSAAAYAGLASWLEAAPPGRRDLVL; the protein is encoded by the coding sequence GTGCCTGCCGTCGTCTGGGGAGTGCTCGCGGTCGTCGTGATCGTGGCGCTCGTCCTGGCGCTCGGCGCGTCTCGCCTGCGCTCGCTGTCGCACCGGGTCGGTTCGTTTCCGTGTCACGCGCGTGCCGCGGGCAACCCGCGCGTGGCCTTCACGCTGGGGATCGCGCACTACGCGGTGGGGCGTATCGACTGGTATCGGTGCTGGTCGCTGTCGCCGCGGGCGGCGCGCACCTGGCTGCGTGACCGGCTGGAGGTCACCGGGCGCGTGCCGCTCGACCAGGCCGACCAGGCGGGCCAGTACCTGGTCCGCTGCCGGTACGACGACATCGACTTCGAGCTGTCGATGTCCGCGGCCGCGTACGCTGGCCTCGCCTCGTGGCTCGAGGCGGCGCCGCCCGGGCGGCGCGACCTGGTCCTGTAA